In Agrobacterium vitis, one genomic interval encodes:
- a CDS encoding sugar ABC transporter ATP-binding protein, whose product MVDEKLLEFCAITKTFGGTRALSNVSLDLRPGEILALLGENGAGKSTLIKTLAGIYKPDSGEIRFRGQIYNHRPPKPNQRQPVAFIHQDLGLIEWMTVAENVGLAQGYSLRNRLINWKQTERRTAEALALVGCNFDPSTRVQSLTRTEKSLVAIARALAVEADVLVLDEPTASLPADEVEKLFAAIRPLKERGVAMIYVSHRLDEIFRIADRVAVLRDGQLVGEKPVNQTTPDELIRMIVGRKADQLFTKSTSPAGPAIVTVKNLACHRAGPVSFDIRQGELLGLVGLRGAGHELVGRALFGAEPASGFVTISGHPVDLTNPLTAMASGVGLIARDRTEESVAMSLSLRENTFINPAASGRRLLSFLTPAKEAAQAYAIGARVGLRPNDQSLAIEALSGGNQQKVVVGRWLATGRRLLVAEDPTAGVDVGAKADIYRLIAEAVEGGLAVLVVSTDFEEIAHICQRALVFSRGQILRELSGPDLTTEAVIAAASASDAA is encoded by the coding sequence ATGGTCGACGAAAAACTACTGGAATTTTGTGCGATCACAAAAACCTTCGGCGGAACGCGCGCCCTGTCCAATGTCTCCCTTGACCTGCGACCCGGTGAAATCCTGGCACTGCTTGGCGAAAACGGTGCTGGAAAATCAACCCTGATCAAGACCCTCGCAGGTATTTACAAGCCAGACAGCGGTGAAATCAGATTTCGTGGACAGATCTATAATCACAGGCCACCAAAGCCAAACCAGCGCCAGCCTGTTGCCTTCATTCATCAAGATCTCGGCCTGATCGAATGGATGACCGTAGCCGAAAATGTCGGCCTTGCCCAAGGCTATTCATTACGCAACCGCCTTATCAATTGGAAACAAACCGAACGGCGGACCGCCGAAGCCCTTGCCCTCGTCGGCTGCAACTTCGATCCATCCACACGTGTTCAGAGCCTGACGCGGACAGAAAAATCACTGGTCGCCATTGCCCGTGCGCTCGCCGTCGAAGCCGACGTGCTTGTACTGGACGAGCCGACTGCCAGCTTGCCGGCTGATGAAGTCGAAAAACTCTTTGCGGCGATCCGCCCGTTAAAAGAACGTGGCGTGGCGATGATCTATGTCTCACATCGCCTCGATGAAATCTTCCGCATCGCCGACCGCGTCGCCGTCCTGCGAGATGGACAGCTGGTTGGTGAAAAGCCCGTAAACCAAACAACGCCTGATGAATTGATCAGGATGATCGTCGGGCGCAAGGCCGACCAGCTCTTCACCAAAAGCACAAGTCCAGCAGGACCCGCCATCGTCACCGTCAAAAATCTCGCCTGCCACCGCGCAGGGCCGGTATCTTTCGACATCCGCCAAGGTGAATTGCTCGGACTTGTCGGACTGCGCGGCGCGGGTCATGAATTGGTCGGTCGCGCACTATTCGGCGCTGAGCCCGCCTCTGGCTTCGTTACGATTTCCGGCCACCCTGTCGATCTCACCAACCCCTTAACAGCCATGGCAAGCGGGGTCGGATTGATAGCCCGCGACCGAACAGAAGAATCGGTCGCCATGTCCTTGAGCCTGCGGGAAAACACCTTCATCAATCCTGCCGCTTCGGGACGCCGTCTCCTTTCCTTTCTAACCCCTGCCAAGGAAGCCGCGCAAGCCTACGCGATTGGCGCGCGCGTCGGCTTGCGGCCCAACGATCAGAGCCTTGCCATAGAAGCACTTTCCGGCGGCAACCAGCAAAAAGTCGTGGTGGGTCGCTGGCTGGCAACAGGACGCCGCCTGCTGGTGGCCGAAGATCCGACCGCCGGTGTCGATGTTGGCGCCAAGGCCGATATCTATCGCCTAATCGCCGAGGCCGTCGAAGGCGGATTGGCCGTCCTTGTCGTCTCCACCGATTTTGAGGAAATCGCCCATATCTGCCAGCGCGCGCTGGTATTTTCTCGCGGACAGATCCTGCGAGAGTTGAGCGGGCCGGACCTGACAACAGAAGCGGTGATCGCCGCAGCCTCCGCCTCGGACGCGGCCTGA
- a CDS encoding L-idonate 5-dehydrogenase, whose translation MKAIVAHAAKDVRIEEVDEVEPGHGEVKLRLATGGICGSDLHYYNHGGFGAVRLKQPMILGHEVSAYVETLGAGVTGLDIGQLVAVSPSRPCHTCTYCQEGLHNQCINMRFYGSAMSFPHIQGAFRQSLVADARQCVVADGLSAGEAAMAEPLAVTLHATRRAGEMLGKRVLVTGCGPIGVLSIIAARRAGAKEIVATDLSDFTLALAKAAGADRVINTATQPDGLAEYAVGKGTFDVLYECTGVASALAGGISAMRPRGVIMQLGLGGDMTLPMMAITAKELDLRGSFRFHSEFAVGVELMRKGLIDVKPLITHTVPLEDALSAFAIASDRSKAMKTQIAFS comes from the coding sequence ATGAAAGCCATTGTTGCCCATGCGGCAAAAGACGTTCGCATCGAAGAAGTGGACGAGGTCGAGCCCGGTCACGGCGAAGTGAAACTACGGCTTGCCACCGGCGGCATCTGCGGCAGCGACCTGCACTATTACAATCACGGTGGTTTTGGCGCAGTCAGACTGAAACAGCCGATGATCCTTGGCCATGAAGTCTCGGCCTATGTCGAGACACTGGGGGCAGGGGTCACAGGACTGGACATTGGCCAACTCGTCGCCGTCTCACCGTCACGACCCTGCCACACCTGCACCTATTGCCAGGAAGGTCTGCACAATCAATGCATCAATATGCGGTTTTACGGCAGCGCCATGTCCTTTCCCCATATCCAGGGTGCGTTCCGGCAAAGCCTTGTCGCCGATGCCAGGCAATGCGTGGTCGCGGATGGACTGAGCGCGGGGGAGGCGGCGATGGCCGAACCGCTGGCCGTGACGTTGCACGCAACGCGGCGGGCAGGCGAAATGCTCGGCAAGCGGGTTCTGGTTACAGGTTGCGGCCCGATTGGCGTTTTGTCGATCATTGCCGCCCGCAGAGCCGGGGCGAAAGAAATCGTTGCCACCGATCTCTCGGACTTCACGCTAGCATTGGCCAAGGCGGCGGGCGCTGACCGGGTGATCAACACCGCAACCCAGCCGGACGGCCTTGCAGAATACGCTGTGGGGAAAGGCACATTCGACGTGCTCTACGAATGCACCGGCGTCGCCTCGGCGCTGGCTGGCGGAATTTCCGCCATGCGTCCACGCGGCGTCATCATGCAGCTTGGTCTTGGCGGCGATATGACCTTGCCAATGATGGCCATTACCGCCAAGGAACTCGACCTGCGCGGCTCCTTCCGTTTCCACAGTGAATTTGCGGTCGGGGTGGAGCTGATGCGCAAGGGGCTGATCGACGTAAAGCCGCTGATTACCCACACCGTGCCTTTGGAAGACGCGCTTTCCGCCTTCGCCATCGCATCTGACCGGAGCAAGGCCATGAAAACTCAAATTGCCTTTTCCTGA
- a CDS encoding ABC transporter substrate-binding protein, translating into MKRRHILQATGALILFTAGNAWADPMAEAKAVVDKYASKVTTWDGPKSAPKPQPGKTIVVLAGDLKNGGILGVSNGVEEAAKAIGWQVKVLDGAGSIGGRTAAFGQAMALKPDAIIIDGFDAVEQAPALEQAKAAKIPLVAWHAGPTIGPDEKNGLFANISTDAMEVSKAAANWAYVDAKGKPGVIIFTDSTYAIAIAKADKMKAEIERLGGKVLAYVDTPIAETSQRMPQLTTSLLQKYGDSWTHSLAINDLYFDFMGPSLASAGKGGTDAPINVAAGDGSESAYQRIRAGQYQKVTVAEPLNLQGWQLVDELNRALNGEKWSGYMSPLHVVTADNVEFDGGPKNSFDPDNGYRDAYKKIWGK; encoded by the coding sequence ATGAAACGCAGACATATCCTGCAAGCAACCGGCGCCTTGATACTGTTCACGGCAGGCAACGCCTGGGCCGATCCGATGGCCGAAGCCAAGGCCGTGGTCGATAAATATGCCAGCAAGGTGACGACTTGGGACGGACCGAAAAGCGCCCCAAAACCACAGCCGGGGAAAACCATCGTTGTTCTCGCTGGTGACCTGAAAAATGGTGGTATCCTGGGTGTCAGCAATGGTGTGGAGGAAGCCGCCAAGGCCATCGGCTGGCAGGTCAAGGTGCTGGATGGCGCAGGCTCGATTGGCGGCCGCACCGCCGCCTTCGGTCAGGCCATGGCCTTGAAGCCTGATGCCATCATCATCGACGGTTTCGATGCCGTGGAACAGGCCCCGGCGCTGGAACAGGCAAAAGCCGCCAAGATACCATTGGTCGCCTGGCATGCCGGTCCCACCATAGGCCCCGACGAAAAGAACGGCCTGTTTGCCAATATCAGCACGGACGCTATGGAAGTTTCGAAGGCCGCCGCCAACTGGGCCTATGTCGATGCCAAGGGCAAGCCGGGCGTCATCATCTTTACCGACTCCACCTATGCGATCGCCATCGCCAAGGCTGACAAGATGAAGGCCGAAATCGAGCGGCTGGGCGGCAAGGTTTTGGCCTATGTCGATACGCCGATTGCCGAGACCTCGCAGCGGATGCCGCAGCTGACCACCTCGCTGTTGCAGAAATACGGCGACAGCTGGACACATTCTCTGGCCATCAACGACCTTTACTTCGATTTCATGGGGCCGTCGCTCGCCTCGGCAGGGAAGGGGGGAACCGATGCACCGATCAATGTTGCCGCAGGGGATGGTTCCGAATCCGCCTATCAGCGCATCCGCGCTGGCCAGTACCAGAAGGTGACGGTGGCCGAACCCTTGAACCTGCAAGGCTGGCAATTGGTGGATGAGCTGAACCGCGCCCTCAATGGCGAAAAATGGTCCGGCTATATGTCGCCACTGCATGTGGTAACCGCCGACAATGTCGAATTCGATGGCGGACCCAAAAACAGCTTCGATCCCGACAATGGCTATCGGGATGCCTATAAGAAGATCTGGGGCAAATGA
- a CDS encoding ABC transporter permease has translation MQSIESNALEPTRAELSGMSTAQKIQRLLPVYGLVILTVGLILLFSILLPQTFPTVLNLRSIISDKTIIAILSLAAMIPMAAGRIDLTIGYGIVLWHVLAISLQTMFGLPWPVAVLIVIALGAFTGFLNGLLVEVAKIDSFIATLGTGTVLYAIALWHTGGRQVVGMLPQGFYSLNGTMVFGLPITGFYVLVLAVIMWLVLEYTPLGRYVYAIGANPKAAALNGIPVRRFVIGAFVTSGTLAAVAGVLLASKLRIGQASVGLEYLLPALVGAFLGSTTIKPGRVNVWGTMIGVIILAVGIAGIQQIGGSFYVEPLFNGVTLLVAIGIAGYAQRRRSLSGRMAPVTKPQTTQQ, from the coding sequence ATGCAATCCATCGAATCCAACGCGCTGGAGCCAACGCGAGCCGAGCTTTCCGGCATGAGCACAGCGCAGAAAATCCAACGTCTGCTGCCAGTTTACGGTCTCGTCATATTGACCGTCGGGCTCATCCTGCTGTTTTCCATTCTCTTGCCGCAGACCTTTCCGACCGTTCTAAACCTGCGCTCAATAATCTCCGACAAGACAATCATCGCCATACTATCACTGGCGGCCATGATCCCAATGGCCGCCGGACGCATAGACCTCACAATCGGCTATGGAATCGTGCTCTGGCATGTGCTGGCCATCAGCCTGCAAACCATGTTCGGCCTGCCTTGGCCAGTGGCCGTGCTGATCGTCATTGCACTCGGTGCCTTTACTGGCTTTCTCAATGGCCTTCTGGTCGAAGTCGCCAAGATCGATAGTTTCATTGCCACACTTGGCACCGGCACAGTGCTTTACGCTATCGCGCTCTGGCATACCGGTGGACGTCAGGTGGTCGGCATGTTGCCGCAAGGCTTTTACAGCCTGAATGGCACCATGGTTTTCGGCCTGCCGATTACCGGCTTCTATGTTCTGGTGCTGGCAGTCATAATGTGGCTGGTCCTCGAATACACACCGCTTGGACGATACGTCTACGCTATCGGAGCCAACCCAAAGGCCGCCGCGCTGAACGGCATTCCCGTTCGTCGCTTCGTTATCGGTGCCTTTGTCACGTCAGGCACACTCGCTGCGGTGGCCGGCGTGCTGCTCGCCTCCAAGCTGCGGATCGGGCAGGCCAGCGTCGGCTTGGAATATCTGCTCCCAGCTCTGGTTGGTGCTTTTCTTGGGTCCACCACCATCAAGCCTGGCCGGGTCAATGTCTGGGGGACGATGATCGGCGTGATTATCCTGGCCGTTGGCATTGCAGGCATCCAGCAGATCGGTGGGTCCTTCTATGTCGAGCCGCTGTTTAACGGCGTCACTCTGCTGGTCGCAATCGGCATTGCTGGCTACGCACAACGACGGCGCAGCCTGTCCGGTCGAATGGCGCCCGTCACCAAGCCGCAAACCACACAACAATAA
- a CDS encoding bile acid:sodium symporter family protein: MTRFLPDKFTLMLVLTVALASVLPISGQPAVYFGWATKVAIAALFFLHGARLSRDVVIAGMLHWRLHLSILAVTFVIFPLLGLGLGFFVQGFLPSSLYLGILYICVLPSTVQSSIAFTSMAGGNVPAAICSASASNIFGMILTPLLCGLLLSAGGHGGISLDAVLQIFVQLLLPFIVGQLLQPFIGNWVRARKSLLSPIDRGSILMVVYAAFSEAVIEGIWKHFSLADIGAVVVVDIVLLALALIITTFGSRLLGFSKEDEIAITFCGSKKSLASGVPMASAIFAGQSIGAIVMPLMLFHQIQLMACAVIAQKYAEKRKLKEAEVALASA, encoded by the coding sequence ATGACGCGGTTTTTACCCGATAAATTCACCCTGATGCTTGTGCTTACAGTGGCTCTGGCTTCAGTCTTGCCGATCAGCGGGCAGCCGGCGGTTTATTTCGGCTGGGCAACGAAAGTTGCGATTGCGGCGCTGTTTTTTCTGCATGGCGCCCGCCTGTCGCGCGATGTCGTGATTGCTGGCATGTTGCATTGGCGCTTGCATCTGTCGATCCTGGCCGTGACCTTCGTGATCTTTCCTTTGCTCGGCCTCGGGCTGGGATTTTTCGTGCAGGGTTTCCTGCCGTCTTCGCTTTATCTTGGCATTCTTTATATCTGTGTCCTGCCATCGACCGTCCAGTCGTCGATTGCCTTTACCTCCATGGCAGGCGGCAATGTACCAGCGGCGATCTGTTCAGCCTCGGCCTCGAATATTTTCGGCATGATCCTCACCCCCCTGCTCTGCGGGCTGCTGCTATCGGCCGGTGGCCATGGGGGGATTTCGCTCGACGCTGTCTTGCAAATCTTCGTGCAACTGCTGCTTCCGTTCATTGTGGGGCAGTTGCTGCAACCCTTTATCGGCAATTGGGTCAGGGCGCGCAAATCCTTGCTGTCGCCAATTGATCGCGGCTCGATCCTGATGGTTGTTTATGCCGCCTTCAGCGAGGCGGTCATCGAGGGGATCTGGAAGCATTTCTCGCTGGCCGATATCGGCGCGGTCGTGGTGGTCGATATCGTCCTGCTGGCGTTGGCGCTGATCATCACTACCTTCGGCAGCCGGTTGCTCGGTTTTTCCAAGGAGGATGAAATCGCCATCACCTTTTGTGGCTCAAAGAAAAGCCTGGCCTCCGGCGTGCCGATGGCCAGCGCGATCTTTGCCGGGCAAAGCATTGGCGCCATCGTCATGCCGTTGATGCTGTTTCATCAGATCCAGCTGATGGCCTGCGCGGTGATTGCCCAGAAATATGCGGAAAAGCGCAAGTTGAAAGAAGCCGAAGTGGCGCTTGCTTCCGCCTGA
- a CDS encoding 2-hydroxyacid dehydrogenase has translation MAKPEILQVGPYPAWDEGPLNDQFTVHRYFDAADKVAFLTTVGPRIQGIATRGELGADRAMIDACPKLEIISVYGVGYDAVDRKACRDRGIRVTNTPDVLTNDVADLGIAMMLCQSRGMIGAETWVKDGSWAAKGLYPLRRRVWGRRAGVLGLGRIGFEVAKRLKGFEMQISYSDVAAKPYAEGMTFIADPVELAGNSDFLFVTLAASADTRHIVGRDVIEALGPEGMLINISRASNIDEAALLEALEAGRLGSAALDVFEGEPKLNPRFLALDNVLLQPHHASGTIETRQAMGQLVRDNLTAHFAGSALPTPVL, from the coding sequence GTGGCAAAGCCGGAGATTTTGCAGGTCGGACCCTATCCAGCCTGGGATGAAGGCCCTTTGAACGACCAGTTCACCGTGCACCGCTATTTTGACGCAGCCGACAAGGTCGCTTTTCTCACCACCGTTGGACCGCGCATTCAAGGCATTGCCACAAGGGGCGAACTCGGTGCTGACCGCGCCATGATCGACGCCTGCCCGAAGTTGGAAATCATCTCGGTCTACGGCGTCGGTTATGATGCTGTCGATCGGAAGGCCTGCCGTGACCGCGGCATCCGCGTCACCAATACACCCGATGTGCTGACCAATGACGTTGCCGATCTGGGCATTGCGATGATGCTATGCCAATCGCGGGGCATGATCGGTGCTGAGACCTGGGTGAAGGATGGCAGCTGGGCTGCAAAGGGTCTTTATCCTCTGAGACGTCGGGTCTGGGGCAGGCGGGCAGGGGTGCTGGGCCTTGGTCGTATCGGCTTTGAGGTGGCCAAGCGCCTCAAAGGCTTCGAGATGCAGATTTCCTACAGCGATGTCGCCGCTAAGCCTTATGCCGAGGGCATGACATTTATCGCCGATCCGGTAGAACTGGCAGGAAACTCGGACTTCCTGTTCGTCACGTTGGCCGCATCCGCCGATACACGACATATCGTCGGACGCGATGTGATCGAGGCGTTAGGGCCGGAGGGTATGCTGATCAACATTTCCCGCGCCTCGAATATCGATGAAGCAGCCTTGCTGGAAGCACTCGAAGCCGGACGGCTGGGCTCTGCTGCGCTGGATGTTTTTGAAGGTGAGCCCAAGCTAAATCCACGCTTCCTGGCGCTGGACAACGTCCTGCTCCAGCCCCATCACGCCTCCGGCACGATTGAGACCCGCCAGGCCATGGGCCAGTTGGTCCGCGATAATCTGACCGCACATTTCGCTGGCTCGGCTCTGCCAACCCCGGTTCTATGA
- a CDS encoding gluconokinase yields the protein MKLVLMGVSGCGKSSVGAALAARLGAVYIDGDDLHPPQNIARMQAGIPLGDEDRWPWLDAVGTRLAGEQGVTIIGCSALKRAYRDRIREKACGSVRFIHLAGSHAVIARRVAERPGHFMPASLLDSQFAALEPPGADEHAVTVDIDQPLDSLVVAIVSAIGEE from the coding sequence ATGAAACTTGTACTCATGGGCGTGTCAGGCTGCGGGAAATCCTCCGTTGGCGCCGCATTGGCGGCAAGGCTCGGCGCGGTCTATATCGACGGCGACGATCTGCACCCGCCTCAAAATATTGCCCGGATGCAGGCGGGCATTCCGCTTGGTGACGAGGATCGCTGGCCATGGCTGGATGCGGTCGGAACACGGCTTGCCGGGGAACAAGGCGTGACCATTATCGGATGTTCGGCGTTGAAACGGGCTTACCGCGACAGGATCAGGGAAAAGGCTTGTGGTTCTGTGCGTTTCATCCATCTGGCTGGCAGCCATGCTGTGATTGCCAGACGTGTCGCTGAGCGACCAGGGCATTTCATGCCCGCTTCGCTGCTCGACAGCCAATTTGCAGCGCTTGAGCCGCCGGGGGCCGATGAACATGCGGTGACCGTCGATATCGATCAGCCGCTTGACAGTCTCGTCGTGGCGATTGTTTCGGCAATAGGGGAGGAATGA
- a CDS encoding DUF2934 domain-containing protein gives MKPSDKEWIEKRAYSLWEEEGKPHGKDDAHWQQAHREFQELSQSAQKAKAGALKRASQAANTKTAKAPIHKEQAAKTRQSPEAEMADAPQDPKPAAATKRKRKII, from the coding sequence ATGAAGCCATCCGACAAAGAGTGGATCGAAAAACGAGCCTATAGCCTTTGGGAAGAAGAGGGCAAGCCACACGGGAAGGACGATGCCCATTGGCAGCAGGCGCATCGCGAATTTCAAGAACTTTCGCAATCCGCGCAAAAGGCCAAGGCAGGCGCTCTGAAACGCGCGAGCCAAGCCGCGAACACCAAAACTGCGAAAGCCCCAATTCACAAGGAACAGGCTGCCAAGACCAGACAAAGCCCAGAAGCTGAGATGGCCGATGCGCCACAAGATCCAAAGCCTGCCGCAGCGACGAAACGCAAGCGAAAGATAATCTGA
- a CDS encoding DUF4334 domain-containing protein has translation MTTQALADTDWLTQWQQHGTTGEEAIARFLQLPALEVDDMIGMWVGQELATNHPIDGLMPPFGWHGKNFVSADEGHPLIMRDRFGFYPLNPFFIPLRLLLASPGLFDNAVGRAAVRNLGRFFASGRPKARLRPVALGGTVSAAMIYDEKPIIDHFRRIDDRRCLGLMEHRDFDRPFFFLLTRE, from the coding sequence GTGACCACACAGGCTCTTGCAGATACGGACTGGCTGACCCAATGGCAACAGCATGGCACAACGGGCGAAGAAGCAATTGCCAGGTTTCTCCAACTGCCTGCCCTTGAAGTCGATGACATGATCGGCATGTGGGTCGGGCAGGAGTTAGCGACAAATCATCCGATAGATGGCCTGATGCCGCCTTTCGGTTGGCACGGCAAGAATTTTGTCTCCGCCGACGAAGGTCATCCGCTTATCATGCGCGACCGCTTCGGTTTCTATCCGTTAAATCCGTTCTTCATTCCACTGCGGCTTTTGCTGGCATCACCCGGATTGTTCGATAACGCGGTGGGAAGAGCAGCAGTTCGTAATCTGGGACGGTTCTTTGCCTCTGGCCGGCCAAAAGCAAGGTTAAGGCCCGTCGCACTGGGCGGCACTGTCAGTGCTGCGATGATCTATGACGAAAAGCCGATTATTGACCATTTTCGCCGTATCGATGACCGCCGCTGTCTCGGACTGATGGAGCATCGTGATTTCGACAGGCCATTCTTCTTTTTGCTAACCCGCGAGTGA
- a CDS encoding LacI family DNA-binding transcriptional regulator, whose product MADIARVTGVSPMTVSRAFKTDSLISKETRDAILQAAEDLGYVFDSTASNLRSQRSDFVAVTIPSINNANFADTVGGLSETLATRKMQILLGYTNYDMQEEERLIEQLLRRKPQAIVVTGGKHTPRARKLLANAHIPVIETWDVPSEPIGHYVGFSNAGAVCAMVDHFVAVGYRRLAFIGGDVGRDTRGSDRRNGFIAAMTRHGLDASRLIAAGPPPISMREGANAMTRLLETLPDTEAVICVSDLSAFGALTECQRRGIAVPEGIAIAGFGNYEIGAISVPTITTINAFSRDIGEKAARLILDLLDGRPLAGNITITPELILRDSSL is encoded by the coding sequence ATGGCCGACATTGCCCGCGTCACGGGTGTGTCGCCGATGACGGTGTCGCGGGCCTTCAAAACCGATAGCCTGATCAGCAAGGAAACCCGCGATGCGATTCTGCAAGCGGCAGAAGATCTTGGCTATGTGTTCGATTCCACGGCCTCCAATCTGAGGTCGCAGCGCTCCGACTTCGTTGCTGTTACTATTCCTTCGATCAACAATGCCAATTTCGCCGATACGGTTGGTGGTCTCTCTGAAACGCTCGCCACCCGGAAAATGCAAATTCTGCTTGGTTATACCAATTACGATATGCAGGAAGAAGAACGGCTGATCGAGCAATTGCTGCGCCGTAAGCCGCAGGCCATTGTTGTGACCGGTGGCAAGCATACACCCCGCGCCCGCAAATTGCTGGCCAATGCCCATATTCCAGTGATCGAGACCTGGGATGTTCCCTCCGAGCCGATTGGCCACTATGTCGGCTTTTCCAATGCCGGTGCGGTCTGCGCCATGGTCGATCATTTCGTTGCTGTCGGTTATCGGCGCCTGGCCTTCATTGGCGGGGATGTCGGAAGAGACACGCGCGGTAGCGATCGCCGCAACGGATTTATTGCCGCGATGACCCGCCACGGGCTGGATGCATCCCGGTTGATCGCCGCCGGACCGCCACCGATCTCGATGCGCGAAGGCGCGAACGCGATGACTCGGCTGCTGGAAACCCTGCCAGATACCGAAGCAGTGATTTGTGTATCCGACCTGTCGGCGTTCGGCGCTTTGACGGAATGTCAGCGGCGCGGCATCGCCGTGCCAGAGGGGATCGCCATTGCCGGGTTTGGCAATTATGAAATCGGCGCGATTTCCGTGCCGACGATTACCACAATCAATGCCTTTTCCCGGGACATCGGCGAAAAAGCGGCGCGGCTGATCCTGGATCTGCTGGACGGACGGCCATTGGCCGGAAACATTACCATCACGCCGGAACTAATCCTGCGTGACAGCAGCCTTTAA
- a CDS encoding NAD(P)-dependent oxidoreductase codes for MTNTVALIGAGAMGGAIGRRLVETGNQLTVFDLNAEKVAELTALGATSAKTAAEAVSRSDYVILSLNAPHIIRAAVFGTDGVAEGAKPGTLIIDMSSIDPEATRQLAGDAAQMGLRWVDSPLSGGAPKAAIGELTLMAGGTEQDVADAHQVLQHVASNYTHMGPVGAGQTTKLINQVLCGLNFLAVAEATQLALDAGVDAAKIPQALKGGRADSAILQEYMPRYVTKDYRRTGRIDNMVKDLNGAQDLARRTNTAMPLTAVCAEVHRMLTAAGLGGEDQAMLMEFFTGAKREIS; via the coding sequence ATGACCAACACAGTGGCGCTGATCGGCGCGGGCGCCATGGGTGGCGCAATCGGCAGGAGGTTGGTTGAAACCGGTAACCAACTGACTGTCTTTGACCTCAATGCTGAAAAGGTGGCGGAGTTGACCGCGCTTGGCGCGACGTCTGCAAAGACAGCGGCGGAAGCTGTTTCGCGCTCCGACTATGTTATTCTCAGCCTCAATGCGCCGCATATCATTCGGGCCGCGGTGTTCGGCACGGACGGAGTGGCGGAGGGGGCAAAGCCCGGAACGTTGATTATCGACATGTCCTCCATCGACCCGGAGGCAACCCGGCAATTGGCTGGGGATGCGGCGCAAATGGGTTTGCGCTGGGTCGATAGCCCGCTTTCTGGCGGCGCGCCCAAGGCGGCAATTGGTGAATTGACGTTGATGGCTGGCGGGACAGAGCAGGACGTGGCCGATGCCCATCAGGTTTTGCAGCATGTCGCCTCCAATTATACGCATATGGGTCCGGTGGGTGCTGGCCAAACCACCAAGCTGATTAACCAGGTGCTGTGTGGCTTGAATTTTCTGGCCGTGGCCGAGGCGACGCAATTGGCGCTGGACGCCGGGGTCGATGCCGCGAAAATCCCGCAGGCATTGAAGGGCGGTCGGGCCGATAGTGCCATTCTCCAGGAATATATGCCGCGTTATGTCACTAAGGATTATCGCCGCACGGGGCGGATCGACAATATGGTCAAGGACCTCAACGGCGCACAGGATTTGGCGCGGCGCACCAATACGGCGATGCCGCTGACGGCAGTTTGCGCCGAAGTGCATCGGATGCTGACAGCGGCGGGTCTGGGTGGAGAAGACCAGGCCATGCTGATGGAATTTTTCACTGGAGCAAAAAGGGAGATCTCCTGA
- a CDS encoding SDR family oxidoreductase — MSLGLFDLTGRRALVTGSSQGIGFALAQGLRAAGATVIVNGRDEAKLAAAAARIGDGCDVLAFDVTDHQASRDAVDGFEATKGPIDILVNNAGMQFRGPLEEFPVDAFERLLRTNISSVFNVGQAAARHMIKRGAGKVINIASVQTALARPSIAPYTATKGAVGNLTKGMATDWAKYGLQCNAIAPGYFDTPLNAALVADPDFSTWLEKRTPAGRWGKVEELVGACIFLASGASSFVNGHVLYVDGGITASL, encoded by the coding sequence ATGTCGCTTGGTCTTTTCGATCTGACGGGTCGCCGCGCGTTGGTGACGGGGTCTTCGCAAGGCATTGGCTTTGCCCTGGCGCAAGGTTTGCGGGCGGCGGGCGCAACTGTCATCGTCAACGGACGCGATGAAGCTAAGCTTGCCGCAGCCGCTGCCCGGATCGGCGATGGCTGCGATGTTCTGGCTTTCGACGTCACCGATCATCAGGCGTCGCGCGATGCCGTCGATGGCTTCGAGGCCACCAAAGGGCCGATCGACATTCTCGTCAACAATGCAGGCATGCAGTTTCGCGGCCCTCTGGAGGAGTTTCCGGTTGATGCTTTCGAGCGGCTGCTGCGCACCAATATTTCCAGCGTCTTCAATGTCGGCCAGGCGGCGGCTCGCCACATGATCAAGCGCGGCGCGGGCAAGGTCATCAATATCGCCAGTGTGCAGACGGCGCTGGCCCGGCCATCGATTGCCCCTTACACGGCCACCAAGGGCGCGGTCGGCAATCTGACCAAAGGCATGGCGACCGACTGGGCAAAATATGGGCTGCAATGCAATGCCATTGCGCCCGGCTATTTCGATACGCCGCTGAATGCAGCGCTGGTTGCCGATCCTGATTTCTCCACATGGCTGGAAAAACGTACGCCCGCAGGGCGCTGGGGCAAGGTTGAGGAACTGGTGGGTGCCTGCATCTTCCTGGCGTCTGGAGCCTCGTCCTTTGTCAACGGCCATGTTCTGTATGTCGATGGCGGCATCACGGCCTCGCTCTAG